One Paracoccaceae bacterium genomic region harbors:
- a CDS encoding ribonuclease activity regulator RraA — MALTQEAKEILSQVSTATLTTILLKKGLRNVWMRGTRPIAPGQPRIVGPAFTLRFVPAREDLATPASWASPISTRAAIEAMPEGCIAVADAMGVTDAGIFGDILCARMVKRGVAGLVTDGVMRDLAGVLGTGLPVWCDGVAAPPSVAGLTFVGWQEPIGCGGVAVFPDDIVVVDADGAVLIPQAYLDQVLAEAPEQEAMEAWIMTEVENGVPLPGLYPMNDATRARYTAAKTRSGN, encoded by the coding sequence ATGGCACTGACGCAAGAGGCCAAAGAAATTCTCAGCCAGGTTTCGACCGCCACGCTGACCACGATCTTGCTGAAGAAGGGCCTGCGCAACGTCTGGATGCGTGGCACCCGGCCGATTGCTCCGGGGCAGCCCCGCATCGTCGGCCCCGCCTTCACCTTGCGTTTCGTTCCTGCGCGCGAAGACCTGGCCACGCCTGCGTCATGGGCGTCGCCGATCTCGACCCGCGCCGCGATCGAGGCGATGCCCGAGGGTTGCATCGCGGTGGCCGATGCGATGGGTGTGACGGATGCCGGGATCTTCGGCGACATCCTTTGCGCCCGCATGGTCAAGCGTGGCGTGGCCGGCTTGGTGACCGATGGCGTGATGCGCGATCTGGCAGGGGTTCTGGGAACTGGCCTGCCGGTGTGGTGCGACGGTGTCGCAGCCCCCCCTTCCGTCGCCGGCCTTACCTTCGTCGGGTGGCAGGAGCCGATTGGCTGCGGCGGCGTCGCCGTGTTTCCGGATGACATCGTCGTGGTTGATGCCGACGGCGCCGTGCTGATCCCGCAGGCCTATCTGGATCAGGTGTTGGCCGAGGCGCCCGAGCAGGAGGCGATGGAGGCCTGGATCATGACCGAGGTCGAGAACGGCGTGCCCCTGCCGGGCCTCTATCCGATGAACGATGCGACCAGGGCGCGCTATACCGCCGCCAAGACCCGTTCGGGGAACTGA
- the ugpC gene encoding sn-glycerol-3-phosphate ABC transporter ATP-binding protein UgpC, whose protein sequence is MASVEIRDVRKAYGALEVIHGLTFDIEEGQFVILVGPSGCGKSTLLRMIAGLEDVTSGEIRIGDRVVNDVAPKDRDIAMVFQNYALYPHMTVRDNMAFSLKLKGASRAEIEARVKPAAEILGLTELLDRQPRALSGGQRQRVAMGRAIVRDPQVFLFDEPLSNLDAKLRVAMRAEVKELHQRLRTTTVYVTHDQIEAMTMADKIVVMHAGVIEQIGTPLELYDQPNNLFVASFIGSPSMNFINGTLHADGEPHVRTAGGTRLPISGKPRAVDGQPVIYGVRPEHFLLSDAGVEVEVIVLEPTGSETQAQLRLDGQEITGVFRERLNVRPGGKIRVLPQAHLAHLFDPKTSQRLT, encoded by the coding sequence ATGGCTTCGGTAGAAATTCGCGATGTCCGTAAGGCCTACGGTGCGCTGGAAGTCATCCACGGGCTGACCTTCGACATCGAGGAAGGCCAGTTCGTGATCCTGGTCGGCCCGTCCGGCTGCGGCAAGTCCACGCTTCTGCGGATGATTGCGGGTCTCGAGGATGTAACGTCCGGCGAGATCCGCATCGGCGACCGTGTGGTCAATGACGTGGCGCCGAAGGACCGCGACATTGCCATGGTGTTCCAGAACTATGCGCTCTACCCGCATATGACGGTGCGCGACAACATGGCGTTCTCGCTGAAACTCAAGGGTGCGTCGCGCGCCGAGATCGAGGCGCGCGTGAAGCCTGCGGCCGAAATCCTGGGCCTCACCGAACTGCTTGACCGACAGCCCCGCGCGCTTTCAGGCGGGCAGCGGCAGCGGGTTGCGATGGGTCGGGCGATCGTGCGTGACCCGCAGGTGTTCCTGTTCGACGAACCGCTGTCGAACCTCGACGCCAAGCTTCGGGTGGCCATGCGCGCCGAGGTCAAGGAACTGCACCAACGGTTGCGCACCACGACGGTCTATGTGACGCATGACCAGATCGAGGCCATGACCATGGCCGACAAGATCGTCGTCATGCATGCTGGCGTGATCGAACAGATCGGCACTCCGCTGGAGCTCTACGACCAGCCGAACAACCTGTTCGTCGCCAGCTTCATCGGCTCGCCCTCGATGAACTTCATCAATGGCACGCTGCATGCCGATGGCGAGCCGCATGTCCGCACGGCCGGGGGCACGCGGCTGCCGATCTCTGGCAAACCACGGGCAGTCGACGGGCAGCCGGTGATCTATGGCGTGCGGCCGGAGCATTTCCTGCTGTCGGATGCCGGCGTCGAGGTCGAGGTGATCGTTCTGGAACCCACCGGATCGGAAACCCAGGCGCAGTTGCGGCTGGACGGGCAGGAGATAACCGGCGTGTTCCGCGAACGTCTGAACGTGCGGCCGGGCGGCAAGATCCGCGTGCTGCCGCAGGCGCATCTTGCGCACCTGTTCGACCCCAAGACCAGCCAGAGGCTGACATGA
- a CDS encoding ABC transporter ATP-binding protein, whose amino-acid sequence MIEIEGLTKRFGARVAVNRLSLTVNAGEVYGFLGANGAGKTTTIRMLLGILAPDEGELRVCGRPVRRGDRDGRMLVGAVGETQHLYSDMTCGEYLMFFAALYGLRNAAGRVDEVLADVGLSDRWSDKAQDLSKGLQQKLGLARAMLHDPPVLLLDEPVSGLDPHGVREVREIICRERDKGRLVFISSHILAEISLVADRVGIMQRGHLVYADTVAGAVAKYSTLEQAFVAVTRYEGALLDAAAE is encoded by the coding sequence GTGATCGAGATCGAGGGCCTGACCAAGCGTTTCGGCGCACGCGTCGCGGTGAACCGGCTTTCGCTGACGGTGAACGCGGGTGAGGTCTACGGCTTTCTCGGTGCCAACGGCGCGGGCAAGACCACGACGATCCGGATGCTGCTTGGCATTCTGGCCCCTGACGAGGGCGAATTGCGCGTTTGCGGCCGCCCGGTCCGGCGAGGTGACCGGGACGGCAGGATGCTGGTCGGTGCCGTGGGCGAGACCCAGCATCTTTACAGCGACATGACCTGCGGCGAGTACCTGATGTTCTTTGCCGCGCTCTACGGGCTGCGCAACGCGGCTGGCCGCGTTGACGAGGTGCTGGCGGATGTCGGCCTGTCGGATCGCTGGTCGGACAAGGCGCAGGATCTTTCCAAGGGCCTTCAGCAGAAACTGGGGCTGGCCCGCGCGATGCTGCACGATCCGCCGGTCCTGCTGCTGGACGAACCGGTATCGGGCCTTGATCCGCATGGCGTGCGTGAGGTGCGCGAGATCATCTGCCGAGAGCGTGACAAGGGACGGCTTGTCTTTATTTCGTCGCACATCCTGGCCGAGATCTCGCTGGTCGCCGACCGCGTGGGCATCATGCAGCGTGGCCATCTGGTCTATGCCGATACGGTGGCTGGCGCGGTGGCCAAGTATTCCACGCTGGAACAGGCCTTTGTCGCGGTGACCCGGTACGAAGGCGCGCTGCTGGACGCGGCCGCGGAATGA
- a CDS encoding SDR family NAD(P)-dependent oxidoreductase — protein MTRQTIAITGATSGFGLELARMFAARGSALVLIGRRQDRLDALVAEFGAQNAHALCCDVRDASGYAAALGDLPSAFHDVDVLINNAGIGLGRDRAQEAALGDWLAMLETNVTGLIAGTQALLPGMVRRNRGHIVNIGSIAAQFPTPRNAIYAGTKAFARQFALCLRADLFGTMVRVTTVEPGQGGDTEFTLVRERGDEVRANSMYGPSRLLTPRDVAETVLWVVDRPAHVNVNLIQFMSVDQSFGPLVFTGK, from the coding sequence GTGACACGCCAGACCATAGCCATCACCGGGGCGACGTCAGGCTTTGGCCTTGAATTGGCGCGGATGTTTGCGGCCCGGGGTTCCGCCCTTGTGCTGATCGGGCGGCGGCAGGATCGGCTCGACGCGCTGGTGGCCGAATTCGGTGCGCAGAACGCGCATGCCCTGTGCTGCGATGTCCGCGATGCGTCGGGCTATGCGGCCGCCCTGGGCGACCTGCCTTCGGCGTTTCACGATGTGGATGTGCTGATCAACAACGCGGGCATCGGACTTGGCCGGGACAGGGCGCAGGAGGCTGCGCTGGGCGACTGGTTGGCGATGCTAGAGACCAATGTCACCGGGCTGATCGCCGGGACCCAAGCGCTCTTGCCGGGAATGGTGCGGCGGAACCGGGGGCACATCGTCAACATCGGGTCGATTGCCGCACAGTTTCCGACGCCACGCAATGCGATCTATGCAGGGACGAAGGCATTTGCGCGCCAGTTCGCGCTCTGTCTGCGGGCCGACCTGTTCGGGACCATGGTCCGGGTGACGACCGTGGAGCCCGGTCAGGGTGGCGACACCGAGTTCACCCTGGTCCGCGAACGCGGCGATGAGGTGCGGGCGAACAGCATGTATGGCCCAAGCCGCCTTCTGACGCCGCGTGACGTGGCCGAAACAGTGCTGTGGGTGGTGGATCGGCCCGCGCATGTGAATGTGAACCTGATCCAGTTCATGTCGGTGGACCAATCCTTCGGCCCACTGGTCTTTACCGGAAAATGA
- a CDS encoding LysR family transcriptional regulator, whose product MDTRFLETFVAVVDHGSLAEAARRLNITSAAVAQRLRALEAEIGTALIARSGRVVRPTAAGMAILERARGFLGEVRDIKSIATDNRIAGELRIGAIGTALTGVMPEILKRLLDSYPDLDFYLEPATSADLYGRVADGTLDAAVMVKPQFSLPKALSVKTLRSEELIVLAPQAFAGQDPFTLLRTQPFIRYDRKNWGGRLANDFLRSHGIEPNERFELDALDAIAVMVGLGLGVSLVPDWSQPWPVTAPLVKMPLGDARFTRDIVLVWLTRTPRARLLDVLIRASLP is encoded by the coding sequence ATGGACACCCGATTCCTGGAAACGTTCGTCGCCGTAGTCGATCATGGCTCGCTCGCCGAAGCGGCACGACGGCTGAACATCACATCGGCCGCGGTGGCCCAGCGGCTTCGCGCGCTCGAGGCAGAGATCGGAACAGCGCTGATCGCGCGCTCGGGTCGGGTGGTTCGTCCCACGGCGGCGGGAATGGCAATCCTCGAACGCGCGCGCGGCTTTCTGGGAGAGGTGCGCGATATCAAGTCGATTGCCACCGACAACCGCATTGCAGGAGAGCTGCGGATCGGGGCGATCGGCACGGCATTAACCGGTGTGATGCCCGAGATACTGAAGCGGCTGCTCGACAGCTATCCGGATCTGGATTTCTACCTGGAACCGGCCACCTCGGCCGACCTCTACGGCAGGGTTGCCGATGGAACCCTGGACGCGGCGGTGATGGTGAAGCCGCAGTTCAGCCTGCCGAAGGCGCTTTCGGTCAAGACGTTGCGCAGCGAGGAGCTGATCGTGCTTGCGCCGCAGGCCTTCGCAGGGCAGGACCCTTTCACGCTGCTGCGCACACAACCTTTCATCCGCTATGACCGGAAGAACTGGGGCGGGCGGCTGGCCAATGATTTCCTGCGCAGTCACGGCATCGAACCGAACGAACGGTTTGAGCTGGATGCCCTTGACGCCATCGCGGTGATGGTGGGCCTGGGCCTTGGCGTCTCGCTGGTTCCGGACTGGAGCCAGCCATGGCCCGTGACCGCGCCGCTTGTGAAGATGCCGCTGGGCGACGCGAGGTTCACGCGCGACATTGTTCTGGTTTGGCTGACGCGCACGCCCCGGGCGCGGCTTCTGGATGTGCTGATCCGGGCGTCGCTGCCCTGA
- a CDS encoding aldehyde dehydrogenase family protein: MTASSPKATHPALAEPVRVPMLINGEWVFGSAEYDVSDPYRGGPVSRAPQTTPDELDRAIAAAHAARSAAAAMAGHVRAEILHRAGDILSKRADAIAEVMTRETGKAIRDCRAEVERSRDTLRLSAEEAVRIQGEHVPLDATAMGAGKIAMMLRFPVGVIAAITPFNAPFNLAAHKVAPAFASGNTVVLKPPPQAPRTVHMLAEIMVDAGLPPGFLNVVYGHSAGPLMVRDPRVDFITFTGSGKVGEEIKAASGLRRVALELGGTGQTIIHEDADIAAAAPVCARNAMRLAGQSCASVQNIYVHDSRHDEFVARMAAEVAKLKTGDPLDPETDVGTLIDENAACRVESWAEQAVAMGARRLTGGMRRGAQLDPTLLVDVTPAMQVVNSEVFGPLATVQRFTDIEAVFDLVSDVPLGLQCGIYTRSLAVAMRAARRMRSGAVIINGTSTWRTDQMPYGGVKGSGIGREGPHYAIREMTEERLIVFNL, translated from the coding sequence ATGACGGCTTCATCCCCCAAGGCAACCCATCCGGCTCTTGCCGAACCCGTCCGGGTTCCGATGCTGATCAATGGCGAATGGGTATTCGGCAGTGCCGAGTACGACGTTTCGGACCCCTATCGCGGGGGTCCGGTCTCGCGCGCCCCGCAGACAACGCCGGATGAGCTGGACCGCGCCATTGCAGCGGCCCACGCCGCCCGTTCCGCTGCGGCCGCGATGGCCGGCCATGTCCGTGCCGAGATCCTGCACCGCGCGGGCGACATCCTGTCGAAGCGCGCGGATGCGATCGCCGAGGTCATGACGCGCGAGACCGGCAAGGCGATCCGCGACTGCCGCGCCGAAGTCGAGCGGTCGCGCGACACCCTGCGCCTGTCGGCGGAAGAGGCAGTCCGCATCCAGGGCGAACATGTGCCGCTGGATGCAACGGCCATGGGCGCCGGCAAGATCGCCATGATGCTGCGCTTTCCTGTCGGGGTGATCGCCGCCATCACGCCCTTCAACGCGCCGTTCAACCTGGCTGCGCACAAGGTGGCCCCGGCCTTCGCCTCCGGCAACACCGTGGTTCTGAAACCGCCCCCGCAGGCGCCGCGCACGGTGCACATGCTGGCCGAGATCATGGTGGATGCCGGCCTTCCGCCCGGTTTTCTGAATGTCGTCTACGGGCATTCGGCCGGGCCGCTGATGGTGCGCGACCCACGCGTGGACTTCATCACCTTCACCGGCTCCGGCAAGGTCGGGGAAGAGATCAAGGCCGCCTCGGGCCTGCGGCGGGTGGCACTGGAACTGGGCGGCACTGGCCAGACGATCATCCACGAGGATGCAGACATCGCGGCTGCGGCGCCGGTCTGCGCACGCAACGCGATGCGGCTGGCGGGACAAAGCTGCGCCTCGGTGCAGAACATCTATGTGCACGACAGTCGCCACGACGAATTCGTGGCGCGGATGGCCGCCGAGGTCGCCAAACTGAAGACCGGCGATCCGCTCGACCCCGAGACCGACGTCGGCACCCTGATTGACGAGAATGCCGCCTGCCGCGTGGAATCCTGGGCAGAGCAGGCCGTTGCCATGGGCGCGCGTCGGCTGACGGGGGGAATGCGCCGCGGCGCGCAGCTTGATCCGACGCTTCTGGTTGACGTGACACCCGCGATGCAGGTGGTCAACAGCGAGGTTTTCGGCCCCTTGGCAACCGTGCAGCGTTTCACCGACATCGAAGCGGTGTTCGATCTGGTGTCGGATGTGCCGCTTGGCCTGCAGTGCGGAATCTACACGCGCTCGCTGGCCGTCGCGATGCGCGCGGCGCGTCGGATGCGCAGCGGCGCGGTCATCATCAACGGCACTTCCACGTGGCGCACCGACCAGATGCCTTACGGCGGCGTCAAGGGCAGCGGGATCGGTCGCGAGGGGCCGCATTACGCCATCCGCGAAATGACCGAGGAACGGCTGATCGTCTTCAACCTCTAG
- a CDS encoding 4-carboxy-4-hydroxy-2-oxoadipate aldolase/oxaloacetate decarboxylase codes for MILALGAFQTATLHEALGRTGAMPHAIKPIYPGMRLAGPALTVSCPPGDNLTIHAAIEHARPGDVMVVDFNGELEAGPFGDILATACMARGITGLVIDGCVRDGTGLRDLGFPVFARGLNMKGTTKTAFGTLGQPIVCAGVQVAPGDIVIGDDDGVVVVPADRAAEILMAAEKRDSDEEIKRQHLREGALTVDLLGLRRYLPQ; via the coding sequence ATGATCCTGGCGCTGGGGGCGTTCCAGACCGCCACGCTGCACGAGGCGTTGGGCAGGACCGGCGCGATGCCGCATGCCATCAAGCCGATCTACCCCGGCATGCGGCTTGCAGGCCCTGCCCTGACTGTCTCCTGCCCGCCCGGCGACAACCTGACCATTCATGCGGCCATCGAGCATGCCCGGCCCGGTGACGTCATGGTGGTGGATTTCAACGGCGAACTGGAGGCCGGGCCGTTCGGCGACATCCTTGCCACCGCCTGCATGGCACGCGGGATCACGGGGCTTGTCATCGACGGCTGCGTGCGCGACGGGACCGGCCTGCGCGACTTGGGATTTCCCGTCTTCGCGCGCGGGCTGAACATGAAGGGCACGACCAAGACCGCCTTTGGCACGCTGGGCCAGCCGATCGTCTGCGCGGGGGTGCAGGTCGCGCCGGGCGATATCGTGATCGGCGATGACGACGGTGTTGTCGTTGTGCCGGCCGATCGCGCCGCCGAGATCCTGATGGCAGCCGAGAAGCGCGACAGCGACGAAGAGATCAAGCGCCAGCACCTGCGCGAGGGCGCCCTGACCGTCGACCTGCTGGGGTTGCGCCGGTATCTGCCGCAATGA
- a CDS encoding ABC transporter permease subunit, giving the protein MTVRVPHVPALNTIATLARREARAALSGFGVYVATSIALVAAIWLLLIDVRALRVARLLIPADPYRAPLDVALLVLAFYFAVSAAVSTARDRESGTLEVLFFGPVDEITYCLGKVLGLLAAYALMMPLLALSLVALSLLSGFALPGSLAASLVFSLIPAAMVLSLGLILSIGTRRVRSAVLILGGVALLLLGGTAAYSIVLLVPIDNPSSPVVALRDVLATVNAVLRWVSPFAYLQRIVAEGVAIGAWRNAAVGAGFALAASGVMIVLAARWLRWRGVQRAGE; this is encoded by the coding sequence ATGACCGTGCGCGTGCCCCATGTTCCGGCGCTGAACACGATCGCCACCCTCGCCCGGCGCGAGGCGCGGGCGGCCCTGTCGGGGTTCGGGGTCTATGTCGCGACGTCGATAGCCCTGGTCGCGGCAATCTGGCTGCTGCTGATCGACGTGCGGGCGCTGCGGGTTGCGAGGCTGCTGATACCGGCCGATCCCTACCGCGCGCCGCTGGATGTCGCGCTTCTGGTTCTGGCATTCTACTTCGCGGTCAGTGCTGCGGTATCCACAGCGCGCGACCGGGAATCCGGCACGCTGGAAGTGCTGTTCTTCGGGCCCGTGGACGAGATCACCTATTGCCTGGGCAAGGTTCTGGGGCTGCTTGCGGCATATGCCCTCATGATGCCGCTTCTGGCGCTGTCGCTCGTGGCGCTGTCCTTGCTTTCGGGCTTCGCATTGCCCGGTTCGCTGGCGGCCAGCCTTGTGTTTTCACTGATACCGGCGGCGATGGTGCTGAGCCTGGGATTGATCCTTTCGATCGGTACGCGGCGGGTCCGTTCGGCCGTGCTGATCCTTGGCGGTGTGGCGCTGCTGCTGCTGGGCGGGACGGCCGCCTATTCGATCGTGCTGCTGGTGCCCATCGACAATCCGTCGAGCCCGGTCGTCGCCCTGCGTGACGTGCTGGCGACGGTGAATGCCGTGCTGCGCTGGGTGTCGCCCTTCGCCTATCTGCAGCGCATCGTTGCCGAGGGCGTGGCCATCGGGGCCTGGCGCAACGCGGCGGTGGGCGCGGGGTTCGCGCTGGCCGCATCGGGTGTGATGATCGTGCTGGCCGCACGGTGGCTGCGCTGGCGCGGCGTGCAGAGGGCGGGCGAATGA
- a CDS encoding sugar ABC transporter permease, with amino-acid sequence MSNASAQQKPPQTGPAARPKAKSWRKSGNGFALLMIAPAVMVLLFVMVYPAIVAFQSSFFRINTLTRRETYVGISNYEKVLASADFWDAFYRSLLWTGGAMLSQMVCGIALALVLHKQVRGRSFVRGLVLFPYLVPAIVAVLVWRWIFSDTVGVANWLIIDVLHLSSRPIGWFDPDWVMLSVIIMSLWKYLPYWALFVLARLQTLPTELHEAAEIDGATAWQKFRYITLPWILPVVIVLLVLRTIWAFNEFDMVYLPAGGGPLGYTTTVPVYIRSIAFEIGDIGHAAAVAMVMLAMVGVLTNVYFWVYRRAERHLG; translated from the coding sequence ATGTCGAACGCGAGCGCACAGCAAAAACCGCCACAGACGGGGCCTGCGGCACGCCCGAAGGCAAAGTCCTGGCGCAAGTCGGGCAACGGCTTTGCCCTGCTGATGATCGCACCGGCCGTGATGGTGCTGCTGTTCGTGATGGTCTACCCGGCGATCGTTGCCTTCCAGTCGAGCTTTTTCCGCATCAACACGCTGACGCGCCGCGAAACCTATGTCGGAATCTCGAACTACGAGAAGGTGCTGGCCTCAGCCGATTTCTGGGATGCGTTCTACCGCAGCCTGTTGTGGACCGGCGGCGCGATGCTGAGCCAGATGGTGTGCGGCATCGCGCTGGCGCTGGTGCTGCACAAGCAGGTGCGCGGCCGGTCCTTCGTGCGGGGTCTGGTGCTGTTTCCCTACCTGGTGCCGGCCATCGTTGCGGTGCTGGTGTGGCGCTGGATCTTCAGCGACACAGTCGGGGTTGCCAACTGGCTGATCATAGACGTGCTGCACCTTTCCAGCCGTCCGATAGGCTGGTTCGATCCGGACTGGGTGATGCTGTCCGTCATCATCATGTCGCTGTGGAAGTACCTTCCCTACTGGGCACTGTTCGTTCTGGCCAGGCTGCAGACCTTGCCGACCGAGTTGCACGAGGCGGCCGAGATCGACGGCGCGACGGCCTGGCAGAAGTTCCGCTACATCACGCTGCCGTGGATTCTTCCGGTGGTCATCGTCCTGCTGGTGCTGCGCACGATCTGGGCGTTCAACGAGTTCGACATGGTCTATCTGCCAGCGGGCGGGGGGCCACTGGGCTATACCACCACCGTTCCGGTCTACATCCGCAGCATCGCCTTCGAGATCGGCGACATCGGCCATGCCGCTGCGGTGGCGATGGTGATGCTGGCGATGGTCGGCGTGCTGACCAACGTGTATTTCTGGGTCTATCGCCGCGCCGAACGGCATCTTGGCTGA
- a CDS encoding SDR family oxidoreductase, with protein MDLGLNNRTALVLGAGGGLGGAIAATLAAEGAKVAVADLDGAAAARTVAAIAARGGQAIAMTWDLADLASIDGHVARVEAELGPVDVLVNNTGGPPPTPVAGQDPTLWSRHFEAMVLSVIAITDRVLPGMRARKWGRIITSTSSGVVAPIPNLGLSNALRLSLVGWSKTLAKEVGGDGITANIVLPGRIATPRISFLDEQKAKREGRTVEDVSRESTAAIPVGRYGNPQEYGDVVAFLASERASYITGSVIRIDGGLIPSI; from the coding sequence GTGGATCTTGGATTGAACAACCGCACCGCTCTTGTCCTGGGGGCCGGGGGCGGCCTTGGCGGCGCGATTGCCGCGACGCTGGCTGCCGAGGGTGCAAAGGTCGCCGTGGCGGATCTGGACGGCGCGGCGGCGGCGCGGACGGTGGCCGCCATTGCGGCCAGGGGTGGTCAGGCCATCGCAATGACCTGGGATCTCGCGGACCTCGCGTCAATCGACGGCCATGTCGCGCGGGTCGAGGCAGAACTGGGGCCCGTCGACGTCTTGGTCAACAACACCGGCGGCCCGCCGCCCACGCCTGTTGCGGGGCAGGATCCGACCCTGTGGTCAAGGCATTTCGAGGCGATGGTGCTTTCCGTCATCGCGATCACCGACCGCGTGCTGCCCGGGATGCGGGCGCGGAAGTGGGGCCGGATCATCACCTCCACATCGTCGGGCGTCGTTGCCCCGATCCCGAACCTCGGGCTGTCGAATGCCCTGCGGCTGTCGCTGGTCGGCTGGTCCAAGACGCTCGCGAAAGAGGTGGGCGGCGACGGCATCACGGCCAACATCGTGCTGCCCGGCCGCATCGCGACGCCGCGCATCAGCTTTCTTGACGAGCAGAAGGCAAAGCGCGAAGGCCGCACGGTCGAGGATGTCTCGCGCGAAAGCACCGCTGCGATCCCCGTCGGCCGCTATGGGAACCCCCAGGAATACGGCGATGTGGTGGCTTTCCTTGCCAGCGAACGCGCCTCCTATATCACGGGCAGCGTCATCCGCATTGATGGCGGGTTGATCCCCAGCATCTGA
- a CDS encoding thiamine pyrophosphate-binding protein produces MNTNTLNGGQVIVDYLIQEKVPYAFGLCGHGNIGFIDALYERSAEIKTISVHHEAVSGFMADVFYRVSGQPTATFTSCGPGSANMPICLANAFLDSVPFLAITGNVPTTQFNKGAFQELYRHYQADFPSTVKAVCKRVFQPTRGEMVPTAVRQAWKTMVTGRPGPVVLDVPFDIFKESATSEPPQAIDWSANISPRFGADPDGVVKAVDMLLAAEKPVIMVGQDVKYARATRALVELAERLQIPVAFSASGQGAIDSEHPLCLGLVARNGHYQANHATRQADVLLAIGVQFDDRTSSSWIPGYSFTIPPTRLIHVDIDPEEIGRNYPVALGLMAEPATFLRQLHEELDRRPDGRGETPARRKWLDQIDGYRKEWNALIAPGFLDDSSPIHPQRAAYEIDRALPPDAILVSDIGIHHNWLIQYCRPRGPESLIGSMGFGPMGFGVAGVLGAKLAAPHRPCVSVCGDGAFYMYPNVLSTAVEYNIPAVWVVWNNFAYASIRGLQRGYLGGRELATDFRHPETGQPYNPDFAAMARSAGVEAVTIDRAADLGDAIRHAISTNRPYLIDAFIGADQNPGGAGVWELPGLGVGKPIIGSRYVPG; encoded by the coding sequence ATGAACACCAACACGCTCAACGGCGGACAGGTCATCGTCGACTACCTGATCCAGGAAAAGGTGCCCTACGCCTTCGGCCTGTGCGGACACGGAAACATCGGCTTCATCGACGCGCTTTATGAACGCTCGGCGGAGATCAAGACGATCTCGGTTCACCATGAGGCTGTCAGCGGGTTCATGGCGGATGTCTTCTACCGTGTGTCGGGCCAGCCCACGGCCACCTTCACCTCCTGTGGGCCCGGATCGGCGAACATGCCGATCTGCCTGGCCAATGCCTTCCTCGATTCCGTTCCGTTCCTGGCGATCACCGGCAATGTGCCCACAACCCAGTTCAACAAGGGCGCATTCCAGGAACTCTATCGCCACTACCAGGCCGATTTTCCCTCGACCGTGAAGGCCGTCTGCAAGCGTGTGTTCCAGCCCACGCGGGGCGAGATGGTGCCGACCGCCGTGCGCCAGGCATGGAAGACGATGGTGACCGGGCGGCCGGGGCCGGTGGTGCTGGATGTGCCCTTCGACATCTTCAAGGAATCCGCCACCTCCGAACCGCCGCAGGCGATCGACTGGAGCGCGAACATTTCGCCCAGGTTCGGCGCCGATCCGGATGGCGTGGTCAAGGCGGTGGACATGCTGCTTGCCGCCGAAAAGCCGGTGATCATGGTGGGGCAGGACGTGAAATACGCCCGCGCCACGCGGGCGCTGGTGGAATTGGCGGAGCGGCTGCAAATTCCGGTGGCGTTTTCCGCCAGCGGTCAGGGTGCCATCGACAGTGAACATCCGCTGTGCCTCGGGCTGGTGGCGCGCAATGGCCACTATCAGGCAAACCACGCGACCCGTCAGGCCGATGTCCTGCTGGCGATTGGCGTTCAGTTCGACGACCGCACGTCAAGCTCCTGGATTCCTGGCTATTCCTTCACCATCCCGCCGACGCGGCTGATCCATGTCGATATCGACCCCGAGGAAATCGGGCGCAACTATCCGGTTGCGCTGGGACTCATGGCCGAACCGGCGACCTTCCTGCGGCAGTTGCATGAAGAACTTGACCGCCGCCCCGACGGCCGCGGCGAGACCCCGGCGCGCCGCAAGTGGCTGGACCAGATCGACGGCTACCGCAAGGAGTGGAACGCGCTGATCGCGCCCGGTTTCCTGGACGATTCAAGCCCGATCCACCCGCAGCGCGCCGCCTACGAGATCGACCGTGCCCTGCCGCCCGATGCCATTCTGGTCAGCGACATCGGCATCCACCACAACTGGCTGATCCAGTACTGCCGTCCGCGCGGGCCGGAGTCGCTGATCGGATCGATGGGGTTCGGGCCGATGGGGTTTGGCGTGGCGGGCGTTCTGGGGGCCAAGCTGGCCGCTCCCCACCGGCCTTGCGTGTCCGTCTGTGGCGACGGAGCCTTCTACATGTATCCCAACGTTCTCAGCACCGCGGTCGAGTACAACATCCCGGCCGTCTGGGTGGTCTGGAACAACTTCGCCTATGCCTCGATCCGGGGTCTGCAGCGCGGCTATCTGGGCGGGCGAGAGCTTGCGACCGATTTCCGCCATCCGGAAACCGGCCAGCCGTACAACCCGGACTTCGCTGCCATGGCGCGCTCGGCTGGCGTCGAGGCCGTGACCATCGACCGTGCCGCCGACCTTGGCGATGCGATCCGCCACGCGATCTCGACCAACCGCCCCTACCTGATCGACGCATTCATCGGCGCCGACCAGAACCCCGGCGGTGCGGGCGTGTGGGAACTGCCCGGACTGGGCGTCGGAAAGCCGATCATCGGGTCGCGCTATGTGCCAGGATAG